Genomic segment of Paenibacillus sp. FSL R5-0623:
GTTTTCACAAGTGGCTGATGGATATGCCGATCTCTTTCAATGATATAGTCGTAGTCAGCTTCCGTTGCATACTCAATCTTCATTTGTATTACTCCCTTCATTAACTACGTCCATCATAACCCAAAATGTGGTAGTTGCGAACAGTTCTTTCCTCTTTTTCTCCCATGCCAAAAAACCACGGTTTCCCGTGGCTGCACCCGCTCTATTTTCCTCAATCCGCTGTTGATCCGCTGACCAATTGCCCCTTGTACCATACGGCCTGCCGCGCAGATCGCCGCGCAACAGCTTCCGCCGAACAACTCGCATGCACCAATACAAAACTCGCGGTGTCGCCTACCTTCGGCCAGACTTGTTCCCCTTGTGAATCCAGCGGTGTAATCCCGCCTGTTACCCATGCCAAAGATTGAGACAAGGACAGTTCGTCGCTATATCCGTACAGTTCTGCGAATCGTCCCGCTTTCTCAAGCAGATCCCCATTGCCAAAAGGAGACCAATGATCTGTCAGGCTGTCTGTGGCCAGTTTCACGTCCACGCCCATACGGCGGAGCATGGGAAGAGGCATCATCATTCTGCCAATGGGCACCGTGGAAGCAATGCTCATTCCGAGCGAGGCCATTCGCTGCGCCATATCTTCTGCTTCCTGCTGCTCTGCGTGGGCGAACCAGAACGCATGACTTACCGTAACTTTACCCTGAAGCCCTGCTGCTTCGGTCAGATTTGCGAGTTCCAACAGCGTTTGTTTGCCAGCCTGCCCGCCATCATGCAGATGAATATCGATGCCCGCCTGGTGCTGAACAGCCAGTTCAACCATGGCGTTCAGTGATTTCTCGATCTGTTCGTCCACCGTATGGGGATCAAGTCCGCCCACATGTGTTGCCCCTTCCTTCATCGCTTGGCCCATAAGCTCCACTGAATGGGAGCGAAGAAGTCCATGCTGCGGGAAAGCCACGATCTCGGAAGAGATTTTGCCCGAAAATGATTCAAGAGCCTGCCGCGTCGCTTCCAGTCTTTTCAAGCCACTGACGGGTTCAATATTGCAATGACTACGTACATCAGTGGAGCCGTACCCCTGGATCAAGGTCAGAATACTTTCCGCTTGACGCTGGGCATCTGGTAGCAGTTTGGGCAAC
This window contains:
- a CDS encoding amidohydrolase; the encoded protein is MKQAYWLTNVTVERSYIWEGQQVTGTRTSPAHLRIKDGVIAEIVEGNNPLSSDLPQVDGKGLLLLPSFEEAHIHLDKTYYDGPWTAVKRISSIFERIEEEKVLLPKLLPDAQRQAESILTLIQGYGSTDVRSHCNIEPVSGLKRLEATRQALESFSGKISSEIVAFPQHGLLRSHSVELMGQAMKEGATHVGGLDPHTVDEQIEKSLNAMVELAVQHQAGIDIHLHDGGQAGKQTLLELANLTEAAGLQGKVTVSHAFWFAHAEQQEAEDMAQRMASLGMSIASTVPIGRMMMPLPMLRRMGVDVKLATDSLTDHWSPFGNGDLLEKAGRFAELYGYSDELSLSQSLAWVTGGITPLDSQGEQVWPKVGDTASFVLVHASCSAEAVARRSARQAVWYKGQLVSGSTAD